Proteins from a genomic interval of Planctomycetota bacterium:
- a CDS encoding fibronectin type III domain-containing protein codes for MAIAKVKLGLKGMTVGDRIKFGKNVVVQMTGNPNFTTPVPALVGITAKITAAETAVGNAEATRTAAKTATELLDDAAKALDLVLTQAALYVENISAGDVAKILSSGMSVKDTGAPVGQLLAPTDLYAEVGGGDGEIDLNWKPVYGAKSYLIQMTTDPNVPDSWAFKRNSTESFTAITGLTSGTKYWFRVAAVGAAGQGDFSDPAAKYAP; via the coding sequence ATGGCAATCGCAAAAGTAAAGTTAGGGCTCAAGGGTATGACCGTTGGAGACAGGATTAAATTTGGGAAAAATGTCGTGGTTCAGATGACCGGGAATCCGAATTTCACCACGCCGGTGCCGGCCCTGGTAGGCATCACCGCCAAGATTACCGCGGCGGAAACCGCCGTAGGTAACGCCGAGGCGACGCGCACGGCGGCCAAAACCGCCACTGAACTGCTGGACGACGCGGCCAAGGCGTTGGACCTGGTATTGACCCAGGCCGCGCTCTATGTGGAAAATATCTCGGCCGGCGATGTCGCCAAAATCCTGTCCTCCGGGATGTCGGTTAAGGATACAGGCGCGCCGGTCGGGCAATTGCTCGCGCCCACAGACTTATATGCCGAGGTCGGCGGCGGAGACGGCGAGATTGACCTAAACTGGAAGCCGGTGTACGGGGCAAAAAGTTACCTCATCCAGATGACCACCGACCCGAATGTGCCGGATAGCTGGGCGTTCAAGAGGAATTCCACCGAGTCATTCACCGCCATCACCGGCCTGACCAGCGGCACTAAATACTGGTTCCGGGTAGCCGCGGTCGGCGCGGCCGGACAGGGTGACTTTAGCGACCCGGCGGCCAAATACGCGCCATAA